One window from the genome of Antricoccus suffuscus encodes:
- a CDS encoding PHA/PHB synthase family protein, giving the protein MSTAADDAPNDDPAEAAANNAAALDMLLSDAALGMWRRWIPGMAGVRATGRLLSQSVRLAPRGLSLAGEFTKIMLGSSTLEAGRDKRFTDPGWTDSRARKRFLQSYLALSAAARETFDELDLSWKDSEKLRFILDNVIEATSPSNNPLINPSVLKTVRETRGASIVTGTKNLVSDMKSKPRVPTMVDPDAFDVGKNLAITPGVIVLRTDVFELIQYKPTTAKVRSTPLLVVPPTINKYYILDLAPGRSLVEYLVASGQQVFAMSWRNPSAEHADWGFDTYGQAILDAMDAATRIARSKTTHVIAFCSGGILTSTLGGQLAAAGKTDQLASLSLGVTVLAPAGVGLMEAAIDDRLAKTAKATSRSKGYLDGKALAEIFAWLRPSDLIWNYWVSNYLQGKTPPAFDILYWNADTTRMSAGLHADFLDAAIAGSLATPGMGKLFGEPVDLSALDVDSYIVAGIADHISPWQSCYRSTQLLGGSNRFVLSTSGHIASLVNPPTNQKARFRINDDNPPDAADWLAGATTEQGSWWPDYVAWLRERDTTEKAAPKSLGAKAFPPLYAAPGNYVFED; this is encoded by the coding sequence ATGAGTACCGCCGCCGACGACGCGCCAAACGACGACCCGGCCGAGGCCGCGGCCAACAATGCCGCGGCCCTGGACATGCTGCTCTCGGATGCGGCGCTCGGCATGTGGCGACGCTGGATTCCGGGAATGGCGGGCGTCCGCGCCACCGGGCGGCTACTTAGCCAGTCAGTCCGACTGGCGCCGCGCGGGCTGTCGTTGGCTGGCGAGTTCACAAAGATCATGCTGGGGAGCTCCACGCTCGAGGCTGGACGCGACAAGCGATTCACCGATCCTGGCTGGACCGACAGCCGCGCGCGTAAGCGCTTCCTGCAGTCATATCTCGCGCTGTCGGCTGCTGCGCGCGAGACCTTCGACGAACTTGACCTGAGCTGGAAGGACTCCGAGAAGCTGCGGTTCATCCTCGACAATGTGATCGAGGCGACCTCGCCGAGCAACAATCCGCTGATCAACCCGTCGGTCTTGAAAACGGTGCGCGAGACGCGCGGTGCGAGCATTGTGACCGGCACGAAGAACCTCGTGTCCGACATGAAGAGCAAGCCCCGCGTGCCAACGATGGTCGACCCGGACGCATTCGACGTAGGGAAGAATCTCGCCATCACGCCGGGTGTCATCGTGCTGCGGACGGATGTCTTCGAGCTGATTCAATACAAGCCCACCACGGCGAAAGTACGCAGTACGCCGCTGTTGGTGGTACCGCCGACGATCAACAAGTACTACATCCTGGACCTCGCGCCGGGCCGAAGCCTCGTCGAATACCTCGTCGCGTCCGGCCAGCAAGTATTCGCGATGTCCTGGCGCAACCCGAGTGCCGAGCACGCCGACTGGGGCTTCGACACCTACGGTCAGGCGATCCTGGACGCGATGGATGCCGCGACTCGAATCGCGCGGTCGAAGACGACCCACGTCATTGCATTCTGTTCCGGCGGAATCCTCACCTCGACGCTCGGCGGTCAGCTTGCCGCCGCCGGGAAGACCGATCAACTCGCCAGTCTCAGTCTCGGGGTAACCGTGCTCGCACCGGCCGGCGTTGGGCTGATGGAGGCAGCGATCGACGATCGATTAGCGAAGACAGCGAAAGCCACGTCGAGGAGCAAGGGCTACCTCGACGGCAAGGCCCTGGCCGAGATCTTCGCCTGGCTGCGGCCGAGCGATCTGATCTGGAACTACTGGGTCAGCAACTATCTACAGGGCAAGACCCCGCCCGCGTTCGACATCCTTTATTGGAATGCCGACACCACGCGCATGTCGGCCGGTCTGCACGCCGACTTCCTTGACGCCGCTATCGCCGGCTCCCTCGCCACGCCCGGCATGGGGAAGCTGTTCGGTGAGCCGGTGGACCTATCGGCACTCGATGTGGACTCCTATATCGTCGCTGGCATCGCCGACCACATCAGCCCGTGGCAGTCCTGCTATCGCTCGACCCAACTGCTAGGCGGATCGAACAGGTTCGTCCTGTCGACGTCCGGGCACATCGCCTCACTGGTCAATCCGCCCACGAACCAGAAGGCGCGCTTCCGCATCAACGATGACAACCCGCCCGACGCTGCGGACTGGCTCGCCGGCGCCACGACCGAGCAAGGATCCTGGTGGCCGGACTACGTCGCATGGTTGCGCGAACGCGACACCACCGAGAAGGCCGCGCCGAAATCGCTTGGTGCCAAGGCATTCCCGCCGCTTTACGCGGCCCCCGGCAACTACGTCTTTGAGGACTAA
- a CDS encoding ABC transporter substrate-binding protein — protein MRVKFRGAAIAVALAVVLAGCGGVADNKTKPGDKSVSDSAPVVKDYDPDGVFSWGYTIMATSLDPHRGTSGFDQNWLFPVYDRLVYSTPDGSLEPMLATSWKVGKDGKSLAFELRTGVTFSDGTPFNAAAVKFSLDRAKGPDSTIKNELHNVTDVVVDGPSTVTLKLDGGAGALLGSLADRAGMIVSPTAAQAGTLASNPVGVGAYKVAEYKPGDRVVYERTDGYWDPDAQKVKKMVFRVMVDDQTRLNALKTDELTMALLRQNQVDPALDAGLKVLSGQSPTFYYFGLNTSKAPFDNPKVRLALNLAIDREGIGDGLLEGFCTPQLQPWPTTSFAYSEDIGSGLKKVPHDPKKAKELLKEAGVGEGLEFDASVTNITGYTAVAEAVQAQLKDVGVTMNLKVVPSVQAAEEFNLDKTVAATISGYSPSPDPQGVMDRLLLPTAVANPGGYSDPKVVELSEKAASSIDTKERAGYYADIMAELMDTMPSATPICMQQRTEAYTSNVSGLSIFASGGRDYRGVAVSKTK, from the coding sequence ATGCGCGTGAAGTTCCGGGGAGCAGCAATTGCAGTTGCGCTCGCAGTTGTTCTGGCCGGCTGCGGCGGGGTCGCAGACAACAAGACCAAACCCGGCGACAAGTCGGTCTCGGACAGCGCTCCGGTGGTCAAGGACTACGACCCCGATGGCGTGTTCTCGTGGGGCTACACGATCATGGCGACCAGTCTGGATCCCCATCGCGGTACGTCTGGGTTCGACCAGAACTGGCTCTTCCCGGTGTACGACCGCCTTGTCTACTCCACGCCTGATGGCTCGCTTGAGCCGATGCTCGCGACTTCCTGGAAGGTCGGCAAGGACGGCAAGAGCCTTGCATTCGAGCTGCGCACCGGAGTGACCTTCTCCGATGGCACGCCGTTCAACGCCGCGGCGGTGAAGTTCAGTCTGGACCGAGCGAAGGGACCCGACAGCACAATCAAGAACGAGCTCCACAACGTGACCGATGTCGTGGTGGACGGCCCATCGACCGTGACTCTCAAGCTGGACGGCGGCGCCGGTGCGCTGTTGGGCTCGCTTGCCGACCGAGCGGGGATGATTGTCTCGCCGACCGCGGCCCAGGCCGGTACCCTTGCCTCGAATCCGGTCGGCGTCGGCGCCTACAAAGTAGCCGAGTACAAGCCGGGCGACCGGGTCGTCTACGAGCGCACCGACGGATACTGGGACCCGGATGCGCAGAAGGTCAAGAAGATGGTCTTCCGCGTCATGGTCGACGACCAGACTCGACTTAATGCACTCAAAACCGATGAGTTGACGATGGCGTTGCTCCGGCAGAACCAAGTCGATCCCGCGTTGGATGCCGGCCTTAAAGTGCTATCAGGGCAGAGCCCCACCTTCTATTATTTCGGTCTCAATACGAGCAAAGCCCCGTTCGATAACCCCAAGGTTCGGTTGGCGTTGAACCTGGCGATTGATCGCGAGGGGATCGGTGACGGGCTCTTGGAAGGATTCTGCACACCACAGCTGCAGCCTTGGCCGACCACGAGCTTTGCCTACAGCGAAGATATTGGCAGTGGTCTCAAGAAAGTGCCGCACGATCCGAAGAAGGCGAAGGAACTCCTCAAAGAAGCCGGAGTCGGCGAAGGCTTGGAGTTCGATGCATCCGTCACCAACATCACCGGCTATACCGCCGTAGCCGAGGCAGTACAGGCACAGTTGAAGGACGTCGGGGTGACGATGAACCTCAAAGTCGTCCCGTCGGTGCAGGCGGCGGAAGAGTTCAACCTCGACAAGACCGTCGCCGCCACGATCTCCGGCTACTCTCCATCGCCGGATCCGCAGGGCGTCATGGATCGCCTCCTGCTGCCGACCGCCGTGGCGAACCCAGGCGGTTACAGCGATCCGAAGGTTGTTGAGCTCAGCGAGAAGGCGGCATCGTCTATCGACACAAAGGAACGCGCCGGCTATTACGCCGACATCATGGCGGAGCTCATGGACACCATGCCGTCCGCGACCCCGATATGTATGCAGCAACGCACCGAGGCGTATACCTCGAACGTGTCAGGTCTGAGCATCTTCGCCAGCGGTGGTCGCGACTATCGCGGGGTGGCGGTCTCCAAGACCAAGTAG
- a CDS encoding CaiB/BaiF CoA transferase family protein — MTLALEGIRVLELGQIYNGPYCGLLLAQLGADVIKVEPRDGERLRFRSTEAAETHEFLMLNSNKRSVAVNLKSAGGKAAIRKLAANVDVIIENFGPGTMDRLDLAPQDLLELNPRLVYASGKGYGSTGPYAHMMAMDITVQAMSGAISSTGMPDGPPMKAGPAFIDFSGGIHLYAAIMTALYQRERTGRGQLVEVSMHDTVYPMLASSLGAIHNDPERVLPERTGNRHSGLAVSPYNVYPTQDGWLAIISISDRHFKGVLECASRADLHDDPRFANQKSRARNMDALDAELEKWTRLRTRDELAAQLQAHGVPCAPVRTVREVDQDPHLIERGMIRYVEHPDKGRVPVPGSPLHLADSPVGPLTVAPRLGEATDEVMADLCGYTAEEISELRATGAIS; from the coding sequence ATGACGCTGGCTCTTGAAGGGATCCGGGTCCTTGAACTCGGACAGATATATAACGGTCCCTACTGCGGACTGCTGCTAGCGCAGCTCGGCGCGGACGTGATCAAGGTGGAGCCACGCGATGGTGAGCGTCTCAGATTCCGGTCGACGGAGGCCGCGGAGACGCACGAGTTCCTGATGCTCAACTCCAACAAGCGGAGTGTCGCGGTCAACCTGAAGTCGGCCGGGGGAAAGGCGGCTATCCGGAAGCTGGCCGCAAATGTCGATGTCATTATCGAGAATTTCGGGCCTGGAACGATGGATCGGCTGGACCTTGCTCCGCAAGACCTACTCGAGCTAAATCCGAGACTCGTCTACGCGTCGGGCAAGGGTTACGGATCGACGGGTCCCTACGCGCACATGATGGCGATGGACATCACGGTCCAGGCAATGTCCGGCGCGATCTCGAGCACCGGGATGCCCGATGGGCCGCCGATGAAGGCCGGTCCCGCGTTCATCGACTTCTCCGGAGGGATCCATTTGTATGCCGCGATCATGACGGCGCTCTACCAACGCGAGCGGACGGGGCGCGGGCAGCTGGTGGAGGTGTCGATGCACGACACCGTCTACCCCATGCTCGCGTCCTCGCTCGGTGCGATCCACAACGACCCGGAGCGGGTACTGCCGGAGCGCACCGGCAATCGGCACTCGGGCCTGGCCGTGTCGCCGTACAATGTCTATCCCACTCAAGACGGTTGGCTGGCGATCATCTCTATCTCGGACCGGCATTTCAAAGGTGTGCTTGAGTGCGCCAGTCGTGCCGACTTGCATGACGATCCACGGTTTGCTAACCAGAAGTCGCGGGCCCGCAACATGGATGCCCTGGACGCCGAGCTCGAAAAGTGGACTCGTCTGCGCACTCGAGATGAGCTCGCGGCGCAGCTCCAAGCGCACGGCGTCCCCTGTGCGCCGGTGCGCACCGTGCGGGAGGTTGACCAAGATCCGCACCTCATCGAGCGCGGGATGATCCGGTACGTCGAACACCCGGACAAGGGCCGAGTTCCAGTGCCGGGTTCCCCATTGCATCTGGCCGACTCGCCCGTCGGGCCGCTGACCGTCGCGCCCCGGCTGGGTGAGGCGACCGATGAGGTCATGGCCGACCTGTGTGGCTACACGGCAGAAGAGATATCCGAGCTCCGGGCGACCGGCGCAATCAGCTAG
- a CDS encoding FAS1-like dehydratase domain-containing protein, protein MDSDVLPQNTPLATYFRELQTQVGQVKTRPLGSLDRVAIQRYALTIGATDPVHFDLDAAKAAGYRDVVAPPNMLAGTFEWGLGTPESELNRDGTPDRGSPASRELRGMGAGEEMTIASPVVAGDEIVLDEIVDSVVAKQTRGGPCVFVTTAHIFKAPSGEIYNHNRRTIVLRNPHEESE, encoded by the coding sequence ATGGACTCGGATGTGCTTCCGCAAAATACGCCGCTCGCGACGTACTTCCGCGAATTGCAAACCCAAGTGGGCCAAGTCAAGACCCGACCGTTGGGTTCGCTCGACCGCGTTGCTATCCAGCGATACGCGCTGACTATCGGTGCCACCGACCCGGTGCATTTCGACCTGGATGCCGCGAAGGCTGCGGGCTACCGCGACGTTGTCGCCCCACCCAACATGCTCGCCGGCACCTTTGAATGGGGGTTGGGGACACCGGAGTCCGAACTCAACCGGGACGGTACCCCCGACCGGGGCTCGCCCGCATCCCGAGAGCTGCGGGGCATGGGGGCCGGCGAAGAGATGACGATCGCCAGTCCGGTCGTGGCCGGTGACGAGATCGTCCTGGATGAGATCGTCGACTCGGTCGTGGCAAAGCAGACCCGCGGAGGACCGTGCGTGTTCGTCACAACCGCGCACATCTTCAAGGCGCCGTCCGGTGAAATCTACAACCACAACCGACGCACGATCGTGCTGCGCAATCCTCACGAGGAGTCCGAATGA
- a CDS encoding MaoC/PaaZ C-terminal domain-containing protein: MTPGAPMNPRAPMKQWQVGHELPTLIHMPSTVQLFRYSAVTWNPHRIHYEASYAQSEGHRGPLVHSHLRAALALRCVTESVGADYTLIGSKYRVRVPAIPGDELRYGATLAEVADDRLTFDITETLPDGSTGLEGTATVQLRKEH, translated from the coding sequence ATGACCCCCGGAGCTCCCATGAACCCCCGCGCCCCAATGAAACAGTGGCAAGTCGGTCACGAGTTGCCGACGCTGATCCACATGCCAAGCACCGTGCAACTCTTTCGCTACAGCGCCGTGACGTGGAACCCGCATCGAATCCACTACGAGGCGTCGTACGCACAATCGGAAGGGCACCGAGGCCCGCTCGTCCACTCGCACCTGCGTGCCGCGCTGGCGCTGCGCTGTGTCACAGAGTCCGTCGGTGCTGACTACACGTTGATCGGCTCCAAATATCGAGTGCGCGTCCCGGCGATTCCAGGTGACGAGCTCCGGTACGGCGCGACGCTTGCCGAGGTTGCCGACGATCGCCTTACGTTCGACATCACCGAGACTCTGCCCGACGGGTCGACCGGTCTCGAGGGCACGGCCACCGTCCAACTTCGCAAGGAGCACTGA
- a CDS encoding acyl-CoA dehydrogenase family protein, with translation MDFEPTPEQQELILIVRKFVREEIVPLEADLPSDAGRLPDEIASRLKKKVAQMGLTSWDAPAEDGGPGLDVVTRTLLAMEMSQHRAGLYASCYGVFGGSGLAHLYEANPDQKERYLYPTLRGERSGFFALSEAGGGSDPARSIRTRAERDGDDWVINGTKMWISNVAESDYGIVVARTGEGRKGLTCFIVDTDAPGFKMLRVIPSLRKVHEPTELVFDDVRVPDSNRLGPVGEGFTLAAGRLANFRIPYSASCVGVAIAAHRLAVDYAQIRETFGKPLAQHQGIQWMLVENEIDIRAARLLVLDAAATADRGGDVKSAASIAKIYCTEAASRVVDRSMQIHGGLGVAADMPFERWFREMRIRRIGEGPNEVQRMVVARSILGSAATVSGATK, from the coding sequence ATGGACTTCGAACCGACTCCAGAACAGCAAGAACTCATACTGATCGTCCGCAAGTTCGTCCGTGAAGAGATCGTTCCGTTAGAAGCCGACCTCCCATCTGATGCTGGCCGGCTACCTGACGAGATCGCGTCGCGGCTGAAGAAGAAGGTCGCTCAAATGGGCCTTACCTCCTGGGATGCGCCCGCCGAAGACGGCGGCCCCGGGCTTGACGTCGTGACCCGAACACTGCTTGCGATGGAGATGTCCCAACACCGCGCGGGCCTCTACGCCTCGTGCTACGGCGTGTTCGGCGGCTCCGGTCTCGCGCACTTATACGAAGCGAACCCAGACCAGAAAGAGCGCTACCTGTATCCGACCCTGCGCGGCGAGCGCAGCGGGTTCTTCGCGCTTAGCGAAGCGGGCGGCGGATCCGACCCGGCCCGAAGCATTCGCACCCGGGCGGAACGCGACGGCGACGACTGGGTGATCAACGGGACCAAAATGTGGATCTCCAACGTCGCGGAGTCCGACTACGGCATCGTGGTCGCGCGCACCGGCGAGGGCCGCAAAGGATTGACCTGTTTCATCGTCGACACGGACGCGCCCGGCTTCAAGATGCTGCGAGTGATCCCGTCGCTGCGCAAGGTTCACGAGCCCACCGAGTTGGTGTTCGACGACGTACGGGTTCCCGACAGCAACCGGCTCGGGCCGGTCGGTGAAGGATTCACCCTTGCAGCGGGTCGACTGGCGAACTTCCGGATCCCGTACTCGGCGTCGTGCGTGGGCGTCGCGATCGCGGCGCACCGCCTGGCCGTCGACTACGCGCAGATCCGGGAGACCTTCGGCAAACCTTTGGCGCAGCATCAAGGGATCCAGTGGATGCTCGTCGAGAATGAGATCGATATCCGAGCCGCGCGGTTATTAGTACTCGATGCTGCCGCAACCGCCGATCGCGGTGGCGACGTGAAGAGCGCTGCTTCGATCGCGAAGATCTACTGCACCGAGGCTGCATCGCGGGTCGTGGACCGCTCGATGCAGATTCACGGCGGACTTGGCGTCGCGGCGGACATGCCCTTTGAGCGGTGGTTCCGCGAGATGCGGATCCGCCGTATTGGTGAGGGACCTAACGAGGTCCAGCGGATGGTCGTCGCCCGCAGCATCCTCGGCAGCGCCGCGACAGTCTCGGGGGCAACCAAATGA
- a CDS encoding acyclic terpene utilization AtuA family protein, producing the protein MTGPDRPIRIANCSGFYGDRMSALHEVVSGGDIDVVTGDYLAEVTMLILAKARLKDPNAGYATTFLRQLEPAINEIAQRRIKVVVNAGGLNPAGLADATRSLINEHGVTLSVAYIDGDDITPRLPQLQEAGHEIGHLHTAKPLATWGHEPLTANAYLGGFGIARALESGADIVITGRTADASLVVGAAAWWWGWQPTQYNELAGAVAAGHVIECGTQATGGNFSGFQDVPGLEEPGFPLAEIDRDGTSVITKHPHTGGAVTPDTITAQLLYEIGSTSYLNSDVTTHLDTLQLRSVGADRVAIEGAQGSPPPETTKVSITALGGWQNSTAFMLTGLNIDEKADLIERTVRHKLNKLSGIEELAFTRVGNAADDSVTQTEATCILKVSVRGDEKSAGRAFSAMLVEMALASYPGHYQFGPPGRGSSFGLYWPGIIRQDQLSHRVVHPDGTETLDSPAVVPVAETERASGPVQVDLEALSGPTSTVPLGEIVYARSGDKGGDANVGVWSSDDASWQWLRSALSVAKLRELLPETAELEVSRYELPKLYALNFYIKGLLDDGATSTTRLDKQAKALGEWLRSRAIEVPTKLLER; encoded by the coding sequence ATGACCGGGCCCGACCGGCCGATCCGGATAGCGAACTGTTCAGGTTTCTACGGCGACCGGATGAGCGCGCTGCACGAAGTGGTCAGCGGCGGCGACATCGACGTTGTTACCGGCGACTACCTAGCCGAGGTCACGATGCTGATCCTCGCCAAGGCGCGATTGAAAGACCCGAATGCCGGCTATGCGACGACATTCCTTCGTCAGCTCGAGCCGGCGATTAACGAGATCGCCCAGCGCCGGATCAAGGTCGTCGTCAACGCCGGTGGCCTCAATCCCGCCGGCCTCGCCGATGCGACCCGCTCACTGATCAACGAGCATGGCGTCACGCTCTCGGTTGCTTACATCGACGGTGACGACATCACTCCTCGGCTCCCGCAGTTACAAGAAGCTGGTCACGAGATCGGGCATCTGCACACCGCCAAGCCGTTGGCTACCTGGGGTCACGAGCCGCTCACCGCAAACGCCTACCTGGGCGGCTTTGGAATCGCTCGCGCGCTCGAATCGGGCGCGGACATCGTGATCACCGGTCGCACCGCAGACGCCTCACTCGTGGTCGGTGCCGCCGCATGGTGGTGGGGATGGCAACCAACTCAATACAACGAGTTGGCGGGCGCCGTCGCGGCCGGCCACGTTATTGAGTGCGGCACCCAAGCCACCGGAGGCAACTTCTCCGGCTTCCAGGACGTGCCGGGGCTTGAGGAGCCTGGGTTCCCGCTCGCCGAGATCGATCGTGACGGAACGTCGGTCATCACCAAGCATCCGCACACCGGCGGAGCCGTCACCCCCGACACGATTACCGCTCAACTTCTGTATGAGATCGGGAGTACGTCGTACTTGAATTCCGACGTCACGACTCACCTGGACACCCTGCAGTTGCGCTCGGTAGGAGCGGACCGCGTCGCCATCGAAGGAGCGCAGGGGTCGCCTCCTCCCGAGACTACGAAGGTCTCGATCACCGCGCTGGGCGGATGGCAGAACAGTACGGCGTTCATGTTGACCGGGTTAAACATCGACGAAAAGGCGGACCTCATCGAACGGACGGTCCGCCACAAGCTGAACAAGCTGTCCGGTATCGAGGAGCTCGCGTTCACCCGAGTCGGCAACGCGGCCGACGACTCGGTCACGCAGACCGAAGCAACCTGCATTCTCAAGGTCTCGGTGCGCGGCGACGAAAAGTCTGCTGGCCGGGCGTTCTCCGCGATGTTGGTGGAAATGGCGCTCGCGAGCTATCCGGGCCATTATCAATTCGGTCCGCCGGGCCGCGGCTCCAGCTTCGGCCTGTACTGGCCGGGCATCATTCGGCAGGATCAACTCTCGCACCGTGTCGTTCACCCCGACGGAACCGAAACCCTCGACTCGCCGGCCGTCGTACCCGTCGCCGAAACGGAACGCGCGTCTGGCCCGGTCCAGGTCGACCTCGAGGCGCTCAGCGGACCGACGAGCACCGTGCCGTTGGGCGAAATCGTCTACGCTCGGTCTGGTGACAAGGGCGGCGACGCGAACGTCGGCGTGTGGAGCAGCGACGATGCTTCGTGGCAATGGTTGCGATCAGCGTTGAGCGTCGCGAAACTGCGAGAGCTGTTACCGGAGACAGCCGAACTAGAGGTTTCTCGGTACGAGCTGCCGAAGCTGTACGCGCTTAACTTCTATATCAAAGGGCTCCTTGACGACGGTGCCACCTCGACTACCCGATTGGACAAACAGGCGAAGGCGCTGGGCGAATGGCTACGATCGCGAGCGATCGAAGTCCCAACGAAACTGCTCGAGCGCTAA
- a CDS encoding IclR family transcriptional regulator, whose amino-acid sequence MPPRPHRTVERITRILEEVASARGGRTLADLARALDAPKSSVQGFVNGLIDAGYIEEQDRRYFIGPAIYMVATQANRLPVRAITHADLVALSDALGCSALLGVLVGRNLVYIDRAGGHPSLSYLIRTQPRRPTLRTAGGRVLVAGLDPDTLHEFLEREDDQELVESFLSDLEQIRTSGLSVAEHSISPNASAVATAIRGPGGNPVAALVLAGTSDTILPRLDELGARAKQEAAGWSRRVAE is encoded by the coding sequence ATGCCACCACGTCCGCATCGAACCGTCGAGCGAATCACCCGGATCCTCGAAGAAGTGGCGTCCGCGAGAGGCGGGCGCACACTTGCCGACCTCGCGCGGGCTCTTGATGCCCCAAAGAGCTCCGTCCAGGGTTTCGTCAACGGGCTGATCGACGCCGGCTACATCGAGGAGCAGGACCGCCGGTATTTCATCGGTCCGGCCATCTACATGGTTGCGACGCAGGCGAATCGGCTCCCCGTGCGCGCCATCACGCATGCCGACCTCGTGGCGTTGAGCGACGCGCTTGGCTGCTCAGCGTTGCTCGGCGTACTCGTGGGTCGCAATCTGGTCTACATCGATCGAGCCGGCGGGCATCCCAGCCTTTCGTACCTCATCAGGACCCAGCCTCGGCGCCCTACCTTGCGGACAGCAGGTGGCAGGGTCCTGGTCGCGGGCCTTGATCCAGACACCCTTCACGAGTTCCTCGAGCGCGAAGACGATCAAGAGTTGGTCGAGAGCTTCCTGTCAGATCTCGAACAGATCCGCACATCTGGCCTCAGCGTCGCCGAGCACAGCATTTCGCCCAACGCCAGCGCGGTCGCGACGGCGATCCGGGGGCCAGGAGGAAACCCAGTAGCGGCACTTGTCCTCGCCGGTACGTCGGACACCATACTGCCGCGTCTCGACGAGCTCGGCGCTCGAGCGAAGCAAGAGGCGGCTGGCTGGTCACGCAGAGTCGCCGAATAG
- a CDS encoding ABC transporter permease, translated as MWGYALRRLLVTIPLVVIVACLTFGLVYLMPGDPAATIAGDGATAADIAKISHELGFDRSFFVQFGDWMASAVQGDLGNSFMFNVPVLDLLGQRFGVTASIVVVGLVFSVLIGIPAGLVAGLRPGSVTDRVVTFITTLGISIPAFWLAMLLIGLFAISLGMFNATGYTPISKGVGPWFYSMILPGAAVAATSAADIARQTRSSVATVVGMDHVRTSRAMGLRTRSINLRHVLRNSGVPVVTVAGLQVERLIGAAVVVELLFAMPGIGDLTLNAVLSQDIPTIQGVVILIATVVILVNLLVDMSYAWINPRLRKAVNR; from the coding sequence ATGTGGGGTTATGCGCTGCGGCGTTTGTTGGTGACGATCCCGTTGGTGGTGATCGTGGCGTGTTTGACGTTCGGTCTGGTGTATTTGATGCCGGGGGATCCGGCCGCGACGATTGCTGGTGATGGGGCGACGGCGGCGGATATCGCGAAGATTTCCCATGAGCTGGGTTTCGACCGGTCGTTCTTTGTGCAGTTCGGTGACTGGATGGCTTCTGCGGTGCAGGGCGACCTGGGTAACTCATTCATGTTTAACGTGCCGGTGCTGGACTTGTTGGGTCAACGGTTCGGGGTGACGGCCTCGATCGTGGTGGTCGGGTTGGTGTTCTCGGTCCTGATCGGGATCCCGGCGGGTCTGGTCGCGGGTCTGCGCCCGGGCAGTGTCACCGACCGGGTGGTCACGTTCATCACCACGCTCGGGATCTCGATCCCGGCGTTCTGGTTGGCGATGCTGCTGATCGGCCTGTTCGCGATCAGTTTGGGCATGTTCAACGCGACCGGTTACACGCCGATCAGTAAGGGCGTGGGGCCGTGGTTCTACTCGATGATCCTGCCGGGGGCCGCGGTCGCGGCGACGTCGGCGGCCGATATCGCGCGGCAGACCCGCTCGTCGGTGGCGACGGTGGTGGGGATGGACCATGTGCGCACGAGTCGCGCGATGGGGCTACGGACCCGGTCGATCAATTTGCGGCACGTGCTGCGTAATAGTGGCGTGCCGGTGGTCACCGTCGCGGGCCTGCAGGTGGAACGGTTGATCGGTGCGGCAGTCGTGGTCGAGTTGTTGTTCGCGATGCCCGGGATCGGGGATCTGACTCTGAATGCGGTCTTGTCTCAAGACATCCCGACGATCCAGGGCGTGGTGATCCTGATCGCGACGGTCGTGATTTTGGTGAATCTGTTGGTGGATATGTCGTACGCGTGGATTAACCCGCGGCTGCGGAAGGCGGTAAACAGGTGA